The proteins below come from a single Oxyura jamaicensis isolate SHBP4307 breed ruddy duck chromosome 1, BPBGC_Ojam_1.0, whole genome shotgun sequence genomic window:
- the B4GALNT3 gene encoding beta-1,4-N-acetylgalactosaminyltransferase 3 isoform X2: protein MPEGGYENWRELAKALAATNVPGGDPSLPFYYRQKVGQQNHEHQRGGRNKSNYAAVDNPVPWMPEFQGQANLHVFEDWCGSSTEQLRKNLHFPLYPHTRTTLKKLAVSPKWTNYGLRIFGYLHPFTDGEFQFAIAADDNAEFWLSPDEKTSGLQLLASVGKTGKEWTAPGEFGKFRSQQSKVVRLSAAGRYYFEVLHKQDDKGTDHVEVAWRLNDPDVKFKVIDSQYLSLFANETLLKMDEVGHIPQTLASHTSRPADSAGGKAHPADMLKPDPRDTLYKVPLLSKSRLRRALPDCPYKPSYLVNGFPLQRYQGLQFVHLSFVYPNDYSRLSHMEKDNKCFYQENPYYLERFGFYKYMKMDRLQKSLDSGEKTEKPGFHEGNLDDLQYGEQDMESTGPPAPPGTWQAELAGTTPSSVVGSDHVYEDYSLQERRRLLSVGGTGEAPQRRGMKRSGVKTTPLAPANQSLSWASAEKNPAMKRSHLKAGIKDNSKSPPQHARVVQGRAPAKKPNPPSRSRLQREQLLSNTRDSGVRIPKGLRPQADLSAAEDRLQPAGTVQAERGGPGKAGRHPVATAGPSKEPARLAQWLNQVEAYVAEQKVAGGKDMGEREAQVASLAKGKSGPVERAAEEEEEEVNGEPEKENEESFDYVPVFDQAVNWEQTFSTSNLDFHVLRTDWIDLKCNTSGNLLLKEREALEVTRVFLKKLNQRNKGRFQLQRIVNVEKRQDRMRGSRYLLELELLEQGERLVRFSEYIFARGWQGVGGDEQEERNMRNLAWGHRRHLMAMAKEPELCWPQGFSWNHRAVVHFVVPVKNQARWVLQFISDMEELFRVTKDPYFNVIITDYSSNDMDVEKALKRSSLHSYRYLKLTGNFERSAGLQAGIDLVTDPHSIIFLCDLHIHFPASIIDSVRKHCVEGKMAFAPMVMRLHCGTSPQWPDGYWEVNGFGLLGIYKSDLDKIGGMNTKEFRDRWGGEDWELLDRILQAGLEVERLSLRNFFHWFHSKRGMWNRRLLKTL, encoded by the exons TTCCAGGGCCAGGCCAATCTGCACGTGTTCGAGGACTGGTGTGGCAGCTCCACCGAGCAGCTCAGGAAGAACCTCCACTTCCCCCTCTACCCCCAC ACACGAACTACACTGAAGAAACTGGCAGTGTCCCCAAAATGGACCAACTACGGTCTCCGGATATTTGGCTACCTGCATCCTTTCACTGATG GGGAGTTTCAGTTTGCCATTGCTGCGGATGACAATGCTGAGTTCTGGTTGAGTCCAGATGAAAAGACCtctggcctccagctgctggccagCGTAGGCAAG ACAGGGAAGGAGTGGACAGCACCAGGGGAGTTTGGAAAATTTCGGAGCCAGCAGTCAAAGGTGGTGAG GTTGTCAGCTGCAGGCAGGTACTACTTTGAGGTGCTGCACAAGCAGGATGACAAAGGAACAGACCATGTGGAAGTAGCA TGGAGACTGAATGACCCAGATGTGAAGTTCAAAGTCATTGACTCCCAATACCTCTCCCTTTTTGCTA ACGAGACGCTGTTAAAGATGGATGAGGTCGGGCACATCCCGCAGACGCTGGCCAGCCACACGAGCCGGCCTGCCGACAGCGCGGGCGGCAAGGCACACCCCGCCGACATGTTGAAGCCTGACCCCCGGGACACTCTTTACAAAG TGCCACTGCTCAGCAAGTCTCGCCTGCGCCGAGCCCTGCCAGACTGCCCGTACAAGCCCAGCTACCTGGTGAATGGGTTTCCTCTGCAGCGCTACCAGGGCCTCCAGTTT gTTCATTTATCCTTTGTTTACCCAAATGATTACAGCCGCCTGAGCCATATGGAGAAAGACAACAAATGCTTCTATCAGGAAAACCCATATTACTTGGAAAG ATTTGGATTCTATAAGTACATGAAAATGGACCGGCTACAGAAGAGCCTGGACTCtggagaaaagacagagaagccAG GCTTCCACGAGGGGAACCTGGACGATCTGCAGTACGGGGAGCAGGACATGGAGAGCACtggccccccagcaccccctggcacgtggcaggcagagctggcaggaaCCACTCCCAGCAGTGTGGTGGGCAGCGACCATGTCTACGAGGACTATTCCCTCCAGGAGCGTCGGCGGCTCCTCTCAGTTGGTGGCACAGGAGAGGCACCTCAGAGGAGAGGGATGAAAAGGTCCGGTGTCAAGACAACACCACTGGCCCCTGCCAACCAAAGCCTCAGCTGGGCTAGCGCAGAGAAGAACCCAGCAATGAAGAGATCCCACTTAAAAGCTGGCATCAAAGACAACTCCAAGAGCCCTCCACAGCATGCCAGGGTTGTCCAGGGCAGAGCACCTGCTAAAAAGCCTAACCCACCTTCTAGGAGCAGGTTGCAAAGGGAGCAGCTTCTCAGCAACACCAGGGACTCAGGGGTCAGGATTCCCAAAGGGCTGAGACCTCAAGCAGACCTCAGTGCTGCAGAggacaggctgcagcctgcaggcacTGTGCAAGCTGAGAGAGGAGGCCCAGGCAAAGCTGGCAGGCACCCTGTGGCCACTGCTGGCCCCAGCAAGGAACCAGCACGGCTGGCACAATGGCTGAACCAAGTAGAGGCCTACGTGGCTGAGCAGAAGGTGGCCGGTGGCAAGGACATGGGTGAGAGAGAGGCACAGGTGGCATCTCTGGCAAAGGGCAAGTCGGGGCCTGTGGAGAgggcagcagaagaggaagaggaagaggtgaATGGGGAGCCAGAGAAGGAGAATGAGGAGAGTTTTGATTATGTACCAGTGTTTGACCAGGCGGTGAACTGGGAGCAGACCTTCAGCACAAGCAACCTGGACTTCCATGTGCTGCGCACTGACTGGATTGACTTGAAGTGCAACACGTCAGGAAACCTGCTGCTCAAAGAGCGGGAGGCCCTGGAAGTCACACGTGTCTTCCTCAAGAAGCTCAACCAAAGGAATAAAGG GAGGTTCCAGCTGCAGAGGATCGTGAATGTGGAGAAGCGCCAGGACCGCATGCGGGGTAGCCGCtacctgctggagctggagctgctggagcaaggAGAGCGTCTTGTCCGCTTCTCCGAGTACATCTTTGCACGGGGCTGGCAGGGCGTTGGCGGTGAcgagcaggaggagaggaacaTGAGGAACCTGGCATGGGGTCACCGGCGGCACCTGATGGCCATGGCAAAAGAGCCAGAGCTGTGCTGGCCCCAGGGATTTTCCTGGAACCACCGTGCTGTGGTTCACTTCGTGGTGCCAG TGAAAAACCAGGCACGTTGGGTGCTGCAGTTCATCTCTGACATGGAAGAGCTGTTCCGAGTCACTAAGGATCCTTACTTCAACGTCATCATCACGGACTACAGCAGCAATGACATGGATGTAGAGAAGGCTCTGAAAAGGTCTAGCTTGCACAG CTATAGGTACTTGAAGCTGACGGGGAATTTCGAGCgttctgctgggctgcaggcagggataGACCTCGTGACG GATCCGCACAGCATCATTTTCCTCTGCGACCTCCACATCCACTTCCCAGCCAGCATCATCGATTCGGTCCGGAAGCACTGCGTGGAAGGCAAGATGGCCTTCGCACCCATGGTCATGAGGCTGCACTGCGGCACGTCCCCGCAGTGGCCTGACG GCTACTGGGAGGTGAATGGGTTTGGTCTTCTGGGCATATACAAGTCTGACCTGGACAAGATCGGAGGGATGAACACAAAAGAGTTTCGGGATCGCTGGGGAGGAGAAGACTGGGAACTCCTGGACAG GATCTTGCAGGCTGGGCTGGAAGTGGAGCGCCTCTCCCTGAGAAACTTTTTCCACTGGTTCCACTCGAAGCGGGGCATGTGGAACCGGCGTCTGCTGAAGACATTGTAG
- the B4GALNT3 gene encoding beta-1,4-N-acetylgalactosaminyltransferase 3 isoform X3, with amino-acid sequence MAQGYENWRELAKALAATNVPGGDPSLPFYYRQKVGQQNHEHQRGGRNKSNYAAVDNPVPWMPEFQGQANLHVFEDWCGSSTEQLRKNLHFPLYPHTRTTLKKLAVSPKWTNYGLRIFGYLHPFTDGEFQFAIAADDNAEFWLSPDEKTSGLQLLASVGKTGKEWTAPGEFGKFRSQQSKVVRLSAAGRYYFEVLHKQDDKGTDHVEVAWRLNDPDVKFKVIDSQYLSLFANETLLKMDEVGHIPQTLASHTSRPADSAGGKAHPADMLKPDPRDTLYKVPLLSKSRLRRALPDCPYKPSYLVNGFPLQRYQGLQFVHLSFVYPNDYSRLSHMEKDNKCFYQENPYYLERFGFYKYMKMDRLQKSLDSGEKTEKPGFHEGNLDDLQYGEQDMESTGPPAPPGTWQAELAGTTPSSVVGSDHVYEDYSLQERRRLLSVGGTGEAPQRRGMKRSGVKTTPLAPANQSLSWASAEKNPAMKRSHLKAGIKDNSKSPPQHARVVQGRAPAKKPNPPSRSRLQREQLLSNTRDSGVRIPKGLRPQADLSAAEDRLQPAGTVQAERGGPGKAGRHPVATAGPSKEPARLAQWLNQVEAYVAEQKVAGGKDMGEREAQVASLAKGKSGPVERAAEEEEEEVNGEPEKENEESFDYVPVFDQAVNWEQTFSTSNLDFHVLRTDWIDLKCNTSGNLLLKEREALEVTRVFLKKLNQRNKGRFQLQRIVNVEKRQDRMRGSRYLLELELLEQGERLVRFSEYIFARGWQGVGGDEQEERNMRNLAWGHRRHLMAMAKEPELCWPQGFSWNHRAVVHFVVPVKNQARWVLQFISDMEELFRVTKDPYFNVIITDYSSNDMDVEKALKRSSLHSYRYLKLTGNFERSAGLQAGIDLVTDPHSIIFLCDLHIHFPASIIDSVRKHCVEGKMAFAPMVMRLHCGTSPQWPDGYWEVNGFGLLGIYKSDLDKIGGMNTKEFRDRWGGEDWELLDRILQAGLEVERLSLRNFFHWFHSKRGMWNRRLLKTL; translated from the exons TTCCAGGGCCAGGCCAATCTGCACGTGTTCGAGGACTGGTGTGGCAGCTCCACCGAGCAGCTCAGGAAGAACCTCCACTTCCCCCTCTACCCCCAC ACACGAACTACACTGAAGAAACTGGCAGTGTCCCCAAAATGGACCAACTACGGTCTCCGGATATTTGGCTACCTGCATCCTTTCACTGATG GGGAGTTTCAGTTTGCCATTGCTGCGGATGACAATGCTGAGTTCTGGTTGAGTCCAGATGAAAAGACCtctggcctccagctgctggccagCGTAGGCAAG ACAGGGAAGGAGTGGACAGCACCAGGGGAGTTTGGAAAATTTCGGAGCCAGCAGTCAAAGGTGGTGAG GTTGTCAGCTGCAGGCAGGTACTACTTTGAGGTGCTGCACAAGCAGGATGACAAAGGAACAGACCATGTGGAAGTAGCA TGGAGACTGAATGACCCAGATGTGAAGTTCAAAGTCATTGACTCCCAATACCTCTCCCTTTTTGCTA ACGAGACGCTGTTAAAGATGGATGAGGTCGGGCACATCCCGCAGACGCTGGCCAGCCACACGAGCCGGCCTGCCGACAGCGCGGGCGGCAAGGCACACCCCGCCGACATGTTGAAGCCTGACCCCCGGGACACTCTTTACAAAG TGCCACTGCTCAGCAAGTCTCGCCTGCGCCGAGCCCTGCCAGACTGCCCGTACAAGCCCAGCTACCTGGTGAATGGGTTTCCTCTGCAGCGCTACCAGGGCCTCCAGTTT gTTCATTTATCCTTTGTTTACCCAAATGATTACAGCCGCCTGAGCCATATGGAGAAAGACAACAAATGCTTCTATCAGGAAAACCCATATTACTTGGAAAG ATTTGGATTCTATAAGTACATGAAAATGGACCGGCTACAGAAGAGCCTGGACTCtggagaaaagacagagaagccAG GCTTCCACGAGGGGAACCTGGACGATCTGCAGTACGGGGAGCAGGACATGGAGAGCACtggccccccagcaccccctggcacgtggcaggcagagctggcaggaaCCACTCCCAGCAGTGTGGTGGGCAGCGACCATGTCTACGAGGACTATTCCCTCCAGGAGCGTCGGCGGCTCCTCTCAGTTGGTGGCACAGGAGAGGCACCTCAGAGGAGAGGGATGAAAAGGTCCGGTGTCAAGACAACACCACTGGCCCCTGCCAACCAAAGCCTCAGCTGGGCTAGCGCAGAGAAGAACCCAGCAATGAAGAGATCCCACTTAAAAGCTGGCATCAAAGACAACTCCAAGAGCCCTCCACAGCATGCCAGGGTTGTCCAGGGCAGAGCACCTGCTAAAAAGCCTAACCCACCTTCTAGGAGCAGGTTGCAAAGGGAGCAGCTTCTCAGCAACACCAGGGACTCAGGGGTCAGGATTCCCAAAGGGCTGAGACCTCAAGCAGACCTCAGTGCTGCAGAggacaggctgcagcctgcaggcacTGTGCAAGCTGAGAGAGGAGGCCCAGGCAAAGCTGGCAGGCACCCTGTGGCCACTGCTGGCCCCAGCAAGGAACCAGCACGGCTGGCACAATGGCTGAACCAAGTAGAGGCCTACGTGGCTGAGCAGAAGGTGGCCGGTGGCAAGGACATGGGTGAGAGAGAGGCACAGGTGGCATCTCTGGCAAAGGGCAAGTCGGGGCCTGTGGAGAgggcagcagaagaggaagaggaagaggtgaATGGGGAGCCAGAGAAGGAGAATGAGGAGAGTTTTGATTATGTACCAGTGTTTGACCAGGCGGTGAACTGGGAGCAGACCTTCAGCACAAGCAACCTGGACTTCCATGTGCTGCGCACTGACTGGATTGACTTGAAGTGCAACACGTCAGGAAACCTGCTGCTCAAAGAGCGGGAGGCCCTGGAAGTCACACGTGTCTTCCTCAAGAAGCTCAACCAAAGGAATAAAGG GAGGTTCCAGCTGCAGAGGATCGTGAATGTGGAGAAGCGCCAGGACCGCATGCGGGGTAGCCGCtacctgctggagctggagctgctggagcaaggAGAGCGTCTTGTCCGCTTCTCCGAGTACATCTTTGCACGGGGCTGGCAGGGCGTTGGCGGTGAcgagcaggaggagaggaacaTGAGGAACCTGGCATGGGGTCACCGGCGGCACCTGATGGCCATGGCAAAAGAGCCAGAGCTGTGCTGGCCCCAGGGATTTTCCTGGAACCACCGTGCTGTGGTTCACTTCGTGGTGCCAG TGAAAAACCAGGCACGTTGGGTGCTGCAGTTCATCTCTGACATGGAAGAGCTGTTCCGAGTCACTAAGGATCCTTACTTCAACGTCATCATCACGGACTACAGCAGCAATGACATGGATGTAGAGAAGGCTCTGAAAAGGTCTAGCTTGCACAG CTATAGGTACTTGAAGCTGACGGGGAATTTCGAGCgttctgctgggctgcaggcagggataGACCTCGTGACG GATCCGCACAGCATCATTTTCCTCTGCGACCTCCACATCCACTTCCCAGCCAGCATCATCGATTCGGTCCGGAAGCACTGCGTGGAAGGCAAGATGGCCTTCGCACCCATGGTCATGAGGCTGCACTGCGGCACGTCCCCGCAGTGGCCTGACG GCTACTGGGAGGTGAATGGGTTTGGTCTTCTGGGCATATACAAGTCTGACCTGGACAAGATCGGAGGGATGAACACAAAAGAGTTTCGGGATCGCTGGGGAGGAGAAGACTGGGAACTCCTGGACAG GATCTTGCAGGCTGGGCTGGAAGTGGAGCGCCTCTCCCTGAGAAACTTTTTCCACTGGTTCCACTCGAAGCGGGGCATGTGGAACCGGCGTCTGCTGAAGACATTGTAG
- the NINJ2 gene encoding ninjurin-2 isoform X1 — MASEGESINLQGMNPHLRMSGPMNINHYATKKSVAESMLDVALFMANVTQLKAVLEQGTSFQYYITLIVLISISLFFQVVIGILLIISARLNLNDVAKQPRLNILNNAATALIFITVIINIFITAFGVQKTGLYPTRNFRPY, encoded by the exons GGCATGAATCCTCACCTCCGGATGAGCGGCCCGATGAACATCAACCACTACGCGACGAAGAAGAGCGTGGCTGAGAGCATGCTGGACGTGGCACTGTTCATGGCGAACGTCACCCAGCTCAAAgcggtgctggagcaggggactTCCTTCCAGTACTACATCACCCTCATCGTGCTCATCAGCATCTCCCTCTTCTTCCAGGTGGTGATCGGGATTCTCCTCATCATCAGCG CTCGCCTGAACCTGAATGACGTTGCAAAGCAACCCCGCCTGAATATACTCAACAATGCTGCCACGGCTCTCATCTTCATCACAGTCATCATCAACATCTTCATCACAGCCTTTGGGGTGCAGAAGACAGGCCTCTACCCTACCAGGAATTTTCGACCTTATTAA
- the B4GALNT3 gene encoding beta-1,4-N-acetylgalactosaminyltransferase 3 isoform X1, translating to MQQPPQLLLVEYKGCLLGYENWRELAKALAATNVPGGDPSLPFYYRQKVGQQNHEHQRGGRNKSNYAAVDNPVPWMPEFQGQANLHVFEDWCGSSTEQLRKNLHFPLYPHTRTTLKKLAVSPKWTNYGLRIFGYLHPFTDGEFQFAIAADDNAEFWLSPDEKTSGLQLLASVGKTGKEWTAPGEFGKFRSQQSKVVRLSAAGRYYFEVLHKQDDKGTDHVEVAWRLNDPDVKFKVIDSQYLSLFANETLLKMDEVGHIPQTLASHTSRPADSAGGKAHPADMLKPDPRDTLYKVPLLSKSRLRRALPDCPYKPSYLVNGFPLQRYQGLQFVHLSFVYPNDYSRLSHMEKDNKCFYQENPYYLERFGFYKYMKMDRLQKSLDSGEKTEKPGFHEGNLDDLQYGEQDMESTGPPAPPGTWQAELAGTTPSSVVGSDHVYEDYSLQERRRLLSVGGTGEAPQRRGMKRSGVKTTPLAPANQSLSWASAEKNPAMKRSHLKAGIKDNSKSPPQHARVVQGRAPAKKPNPPSRSRLQREQLLSNTRDSGVRIPKGLRPQADLSAAEDRLQPAGTVQAERGGPGKAGRHPVATAGPSKEPARLAQWLNQVEAYVAEQKVAGGKDMGEREAQVASLAKGKSGPVERAAEEEEEEVNGEPEKENEESFDYVPVFDQAVNWEQTFSTSNLDFHVLRTDWIDLKCNTSGNLLLKEREALEVTRVFLKKLNQRNKGRFQLQRIVNVEKRQDRMRGSRYLLELELLEQGERLVRFSEYIFARGWQGVGGDEQEERNMRNLAWGHRRHLMAMAKEPELCWPQGFSWNHRAVVHFVVPVKNQARWVLQFISDMEELFRVTKDPYFNVIITDYSSNDMDVEKALKRSSLHSYRYLKLTGNFERSAGLQAGIDLVTDPHSIIFLCDLHIHFPASIIDSVRKHCVEGKMAFAPMVMRLHCGTSPQWPDGYWEVNGFGLLGIYKSDLDKIGGMNTKEFRDRWGGEDWELLDRILQAGLEVERLSLRNFFHWFHSKRGMWNRRLLKTL from the exons TTCCAGGGCCAGGCCAATCTGCACGTGTTCGAGGACTGGTGTGGCAGCTCCACCGAGCAGCTCAGGAAGAACCTCCACTTCCCCCTCTACCCCCAC ACACGAACTACACTGAAGAAACTGGCAGTGTCCCCAAAATGGACCAACTACGGTCTCCGGATATTTGGCTACCTGCATCCTTTCACTGATG GGGAGTTTCAGTTTGCCATTGCTGCGGATGACAATGCTGAGTTCTGGTTGAGTCCAGATGAAAAGACCtctggcctccagctgctggccagCGTAGGCAAG ACAGGGAAGGAGTGGACAGCACCAGGGGAGTTTGGAAAATTTCGGAGCCAGCAGTCAAAGGTGGTGAG GTTGTCAGCTGCAGGCAGGTACTACTTTGAGGTGCTGCACAAGCAGGATGACAAAGGAACAGACCATGTGGAAGTAGCA TGGAGACTGAATGACCCAGATGTGAAGTTCAAAGTCATTGACTCCCAATACCTCTCCCTTTTTGCTA ACGAGACGCTGTTAAAGATGGATGAGGTCGGGCACATCCCGCAGACGCTGGCCAGCCACACGAGCCGGCCTGCCGACAGCGCGGGCGGCAAGGCACACCCCGCCGACATGTTGAAGCCTGACCCCCGGGACACTCTTTACAAAG TGCCACTGCTCAGCAAGTCTCGCCTGCGCCGAGCCCTGCCAGACTGCCCGTACAAGCCCAGCTACCTGGTGAATGGGTTTCCTCTGCAGCGCTACCAGGGCCTCCAGTTT gTTCATTTATCCTTTGTTTACCCAAATGATTACAGCCGCCTGAGCCATATGGAGAAAGACAACAAATGCTTCTATCAGGAAAACCCATATTACTTGGAAAG ATTTGGATTCTATAAGTACATGAAAATGGACCGGCTACAGAAGAGCCTGGACTCtggagaaaagacagagaagccAG GCTTCCACGAGGGGAACCTGGACGATCTGCAGTACGGGGAGCAGGACATGGAGAGCACtggccccccagcaccccctggcacgtggcaggcagagctggcaggaaCCACTCCCAGCAGTGTGGTGGGCAGCGACCATGTCTACGAGGACTATTCCCTCCAGGAGCGTCGGCGGCTCCTCTCAGTTGGTGGCACAGGAGAGGCACCTCAGAGGAGAGGGATGAAAAGGTCCGGTGTCAAGACAACACCACTGGCCCCTGCCAACCAAAGCCTCAGCTGGGCTAGCGCAGAGAAGAACCCAGCAATGAAGAGATCCCACTTAAAAGCTGGCATCAAAGACAACTCCAAGAGCCCTCCACAGCATGCCAGGGTTGTCCAGGGCAGAGCACCTGCTAAAAAGCCTAACCCACCTTCTAGGAGCAGGTTGCAAAGGGAGCAGCTTCTCAGCAACACCAGGGACTCAGGGGTCAGGATTCCCAAAGGGCTGAGACCTCAAGCAGACCTCAGTGCTGCAGAggacaggctgcagcctgcaggcacTGTGCAAGCTGAGAGAGGAGGCCCAGGCAAAGCTGGCAGGCACCCTGTGGCCACTGCTGGCCCCAGCAAGGAACCAGCACGGCTGGCACAATGGCTGAACCAAGTAGAGGCCTACGTGGCTGAGCAGAAGGTGGCCGGTGGCAAGGACATGGGTGAGAGAGAGGCACAGGTGGCATCTCTGGCAAAGGGCAAGTCGGGGCCTGTGGAGAgggcagcagaagaggaagaggaagaggtgaATGGGGAGCCAGAGAAGGAGAATGAGGAGAGTTTTGATTATGTACCAGTGTTTGACCAGGCGGTGAACTGGGAGCAGACCTTCAGCACAAGCAACCTGGACTTCCATGTGCTGCGCACTGACTGGATTGACTTGAAGTGCAACACGTCAGGAAACCTGCTGCTCAAAGAGCGGGAGGCCCTGGAAGTCACACGTGTCTTCCTCAAGAAGCTCAACCAAAGGAATAAAGG GAGGTTCCAGCTGCAGAGGATCGTGAATGTGGAGAAGCGCCAGGACCGCATGCGGGGTAGCCGCtacctgctggagctggagctgctggagcaaggAGAGCGTCTTGTCCGCTTCTCCGAGTACATCTTTGCACGGGGCTGGCAGGGCGTTGGCGGTGAcgagcaggaggagaggaacaTGAGGAACCTGGCATGGGGTCACCGGCGGCACCTGATGGCCATGGCAAAAGAGCCAGAGCTGTGCTGGCCCCAGGGATTTTCCTGGAACCACCGTGCTGTGGTTCACTTCGTGGTGCCAG TGAAAAACCAGGCACGTTGGGTGCTGCAGTTCATCTCTGACATGGAAGAGCTGTTCCGAGTCACTAAGGATCCTTACTTCAACGTCATCATCACGGACTACAGCAGCAATGACATGGATGTAGAGAAGGCTCTGAAAAGGTCTAGCTTGCACAG CTATAGGTACTTGAAGCTGACGGGGAATTTCGAGCgttctgctgggctgcaggcagggataGACCTCGTGACG GATCCGCACAGCATCATTTTCCTCTGCGACCTCCACATCCACTTCCCAGCCAGCATCATCGATTCGGTCCGGAAGCACTGCGTGGAAGGCAAGATGGCCTTCGCACCCATGGTCATGAGGCTGCACTGCGGCACGTCCCCGCAGTGGCCTGACG GCTACTGGGAGGTGAATGGGTTTGGTCTTCTGGGCATATACAAGTCTGACCTGGACAAGATCGGAGGGATGAACACAAAAGAGTTTCGGGATCGCTGGGGAGGAGAAGACTGGGAACTCCTGGACAG GATCTTGCAGGCTGGGCTGGAAGTGGAGCGCCTCTCCCTGAGAAACTTTTTCCACTGGTTCCACTCGAAGCGGGGCATGTGGAACCGGCGTCTGCTGAAGACATTGTAG
- the NINJ2 gene encoding ninjurin-2 isoform X2 has protein sequence MNPHLRMSGPMNINHYATKKSVAESMLDVALFMANVTQLKAVLEQGTSFQYYITLIVLISISLFFQVVIGILLIISARLNLNDVAKQPRLNILNNAATALIFITVIINIFITAFGVQKTGLYPTRNFRPY, from the exons ATGAATCCTCACCTCCGGATGAGCGGCCCGATGAACATCAACCACTACGCGACGAAGAAGAGCGTGGCTGAGAGCATGCTGGACGTGGCACTGTTCATGGCGAACGTCACCCAGCTCAAAgcggtgctggagcaggggactTCCTTCCAGTACTACATCACCCTCATCGTGCTCATCAGCATCTCCCTCTTCTTCCAGGTGGTGATCGGGATTCTCCTCATCATCAGCG CTCGCCTGAACCTGAATGACGTTGCAAAGCAACCCCGCCTGAATATACTCAACAATGCTGCCACGGCTCTCATCTTCATCACAGTCATCATCAACATCTTCATCACAGCCTTTGGGGTGCAGAAGACAGGCCTCTACCCTACCAGGAATTTTCGACCTTATTAA